One window of Acanthochromis polyacanthus isolate Apoly-LR-REF ecotype Palm Island chromosome 19, KAUST_Apoly_ChrSc, whole genome shotgun sequence genomic DNA carries:
- the pyyb gene encoding peptide YYb, which produces MASMLRSWMTLAALVVCLLVCLSAFADAYPPKPESPGSNASPEEWAKYHAAVRHYVNLITRQRYGKRSSPEQAAAWLLFGGDSSQDPEPRSDYVDSW; this is translated from the exons ATGGCCAGCATGCTGAGATCGTGGATGACGCTCGCAGCGCTCGTCGTCTGCCTGCTGGTGTGTCTGAGCGCCTTCGCGGACGCCTACCCTCCCAAACCGGAGAGCCCCGGGAGCAACGCCTCACCGGAGGAGTGGGCCAAGTACCACGCGGCTGTCAGGCATTATGTCAACCTCATCACCAGACAGAG GTACGGGAAGAGATCATCCCCGGAGCAGGCGGCGGCGTGGCTGCTGTTCGGGGGAGATTCAAGCCAAGACCCCGAACCACG CTCGGACTATGTTGATTCTTGGTAA